The nucleotide sequence CGTTTGATTCAGGGGCGTGGACATCATCTTCGACGGGGACTTTTCTGTTTGCAGCGTGATGCTGGTCAGCTTTGCAAAAAGGGGGAGTGAGTTGTGGCTGGCAACTTCGTCCGTGGCGGCCTCAGGCGAGAGGCTACCCGCCGACTCGGACTTCAGCACAATGTGACGGATTCCGGCCACGTTCGTATAGAGCAGCCGCAGATTCTCTCGGTGGGAGTGAATACCCGCTATTTGGACATCGGGATGGCCGGGTTTGACCATTCCCTGGCCAGTGCACGGGATTGGTCGTGTCGATTGGGTTTGTCTGGCCTAAGCGGACTCCGCCAGCGGGAGGCGGATCGTGAACGTCGTTCCCCGGTCGAGCTCGCTTTCGACAGTGATCGTCCCTCCGTATGACGCAACAATCGAAGCGCAAATACTCAGGCCCAATCCGTTCCCGCGATTCGTTCCAAAACGCTGGCGCGACTTTTCCACCTGGAAGAATCGGTCGAAGACCCGACCGACCGCGTCGGGTGGAATTCCAATTCCGGTATCCTTGACCGTGATCTTGCCGAGGCCCTGTTCGCGTTCCCATTCGAGTCCGACGGTCACTGTTCCGCCGGATTTGGAGAACTTGATGGCGTTATCGACCAGGTTCGTGACGACCTGTCTCAATTGCCGTGATTGCCCGAGCACCTGCACATCATTACGGGGCTCAAAGACGATTTTCACTCCCGCTTCTTCAGCAACGGGATCGAACATTTCGATGATCCGGGTGATAATCTCTGACAGCCGAACCGCTTGCCGAGGCGTTTCTGCTTCAGGAGCCTCTGTTTCGGCCAGCATCAGAAGTTGATTTACGACCTGGGCGAGGTGGCGTACTTCGTCTGTGGTCTGGTAGAGCAGTTCAACGTATTCCTCATCCGTTCGCGGCTTCTCAAGTGTCACTTCGACGAGACTTTGGATGGCGGCCAAAGGGGAACGGAGATCGTGCGCGGCGTTCGCGACGAACTCTCGGTTTTTCTTGAGATGGTCGGCGATCTGGTCGAGGAATTTATTGATCTTTCCTGCGAGTTGGTCCAGTTCATCCCCCACCCCACGCAGTTCAAGTCGCTCGTCCAGATGACTGGGGCGAAGGCGTTCGGTCGTCTGAATCAGACGCTGAAGTGGCTCGATCGCCTGTTCTGCCAGAAAGAATCCTCCCAGGGGGGCGATCACCAGGATTGCCAGTCCGACGGGCGCGAGGATTCCCGTCAAACGATCAACGTCGTCGCTGACAAACTTCATCGTAGTGCCAACACGAATTCGATAGCGGGGAATGTTCGGTCGGTCCAGTTCCCGTTCGATCGACCGGTGCACGTCCGAGCCCCAGATCGAGTAACCTTTCTTCGCTCCGAGAAACTTCGACAGGGGCATATCGGGGGCGAGTTTACTTTTCCAGATCGTCGTCACCCCGTCTTCGTCGATCCACCGGATATGCCACTTTCTGTCGAGGTGGGCTTCGTCCTTCCCATTCAGCATGGCGAGAACTTGTTCCCGCTCGGGATAAAACTTCTCGACGGTCAGCAGGATCTCTTTGACTTCATCATCGAGAACGGCATCCGTTTCCAGAAGCAGGTAATATCGCAGCCCTTCACGGACGGCGAATAGTGCGATGAACACCGTGACGAACACGACAAACGTGTTCCACATGGTCAGGCGGAAACGAAGCGATCGCGAAAAGTCGCGGAATCGATGCCATAAGGCGATCAGGTCATAAGCATCTCGATTTGCTATTTTCACAAACGTCGCTTCCAGCCCACACGTGTTAAGGTAATGAACGACCCTCGCTCAGTAGGCGCCGCCTGGCCAAGCCAGTTGCCGGGCTACGGGGTGACCGTCGCCGCTTCTTCCGCAGCCACGCTGTAGCCACGTCCACGGATTGTCTTGATCAAGGAGTCGGACCGGCCCTGATCGAGTTTCCCGCGCAGCCGATTGACGTGCACTTCAATCACGTTCGTGGTTCCGTCCCAATTGAAGCCCCAGACGTGTTCGCACAGCATCTTTCGCGTAACGACCTGCCCTGCGTACCGCATCAGCAGTTCGAGCAGGCTGAATTCGATGGGGGTCAGGTCGATATCACCGCCAGCGCGGGAAACGCGGCGAGTGGTGAGGTCGAGTGTGAGGTCGTTGACCACCAGCAGCGGAGTGGGACGGACGCTGGTCCGTCGCACGACGGCGTTGAGTCGAGCGAGCAGTTCCGCGAAATCGAATGGCTTGGGAATGTAGTCGTCGGCGCCCGTATTGAGACCGGTGATCCGGTCCTGGACGGAACCCATTGCCGTCAAGAGAACGACAGGCGTCATCACTCCGGCGGCGCGAATCTCCCGCAGCAGATCCAGCCCGTTCATTCTCGGCAGCATCTGATCCAGAACAATGGCGTCCGCCTGCTGAGAGCGGGCAGCGGCGAAACCGGTTTCGCCATCCTGCATCCAGTCGCACTGGAACCCAGCTTCGGTGAATCCCTTTGCCAGTGCCCGACCGATCGCCAAATCATCCTCGATCACCAAGACTCGCATGATTCAATCCTTGACTAAGACAAAGGACCACCGCGGCATCAGAGGAACTCTCCCCTTCTCCGCGAAAACTCATCCCAAACCAGCAGGGGGTTGACAGAACCTGTTCAGCATGTCGAAAACGGTTTAGAGTGAGATTCGTCGGCAATTATATCACCCGCTGCGGCGTAAGATGCCCAGATCTCAGCAGAATCTGGAGATTTAGAGTACTCCATCGCAGTCACCTGACGGGGTTGTAAGTCAGCCTCGCCTTCACCGATTCCCGGTGATGGTTATATTTGAACTTCGAATTGTAGACATTTTTGTCCGTTAACCGAATGATCAGGTTCACGTGCCACACACTTTAGAGCAGACCGCCTCTCCGATTGATTCCGACAATGCTTCAGCCAAGGCCACCGAGCTGAAAAGCGTCATTCAAAGGGCGGCTTCGTTACTTCCTGCGCAGGGGCCGATTACCGCGTTCGTCTTCTTCAATACGCTGCAGGCTCTGGAAGATCTTCCTTTCGACGAAGGTGTTCAAAAGGGGGCCCGACTTTTCGGCTGTCAACCTTACCTGTCTGAAGACACTTATCGTGAAAAGCTGACCCAGGACCGAATCCATCTCGACGACCTGGCTCTTGCACTGAAACGCGATCTTAAGGAACAGTCGGACATCGCCATCGCGACGATCACGACGCGGCACCAACTGCGGCTGGCGATGCTGCAGTACCCGCTGCGAACTGGTCCGACCGAAGAACTGAAGTGGTTCGTCGCGGAAACCGATGCACTGACACAGATCCGCTCCGATGCTCCCACATCTGTTCGCGACCGATTTCTGATCGAGACCAAGCACTGGGTCATGCGGGATCTGCGGATCAGTGCAGGGCGAACTGCGAAAGTCTCTCGCCCTGCGTCCGGATACGTCCCTCTTCCTCTGGATGAGTTGATCGAACGTTTCGGGAAATCGTCGATCGAACGATGGACCCCGGCAACGTGGCAGGCATTCGCACTGCAGGCATTGTGGCGCGTCTGTCGAAACGGGATGCACAATGTTCCTCCTTATGTCGAGTCGCGCGTTCCATTTGTTCGACACCGGGATGTTCTGCGGGCAGCAACGAGTTTTGACACGGACAGTCTGGTTCATCCCGTGTTGATTCGATTCTGTGCGGCTTTCACTGATCAGGGGTTCGCCAACTGGTCATTGCCTTATCGCGAGCAGGGATTTTTTCATTCGTTTCTGGACCTGTATTCCCAATCGTCCGGTCCCCCCGATCGGTGGATGGCCGAACTTGCTCCCGAATTGTCACAGATCAAAGCTTCCGGACAGGACCCTCTGCAAAGTGTGGTTGAGTCTCTCGAAATCCTTGGCGTAAAGCACGAGGAGTGGGAAGATTTCATCACGGCCAGTCTGCTGGCATTGCGGGGCTGGACCGGGTTGATCTGGCAGTTGGAAGCCCGGCCAGACCGGCAGGCGATTTCTGCCCCGCCAGGAAGCTTGATCGAGTTTCTGGCTGTCCGGCTGATTCTCGAGAGGATTGCCCTCCGCTTTGCCGCCCGGGAGTACCTTCAATATTCGGGGCCGCTCGGTCAGCTCCGCGAATCAGCGGGAGCGAAGTTGTCGAAGTTGTCGCTCTCCAGTATCGAGCAGCGGGCATTCCTGGTGTTTCAGCTTGCTCAGGTCCTGGGCTGGTCTCCCGCGAAGTTGTTCCGGCTGACTCCTGCAGACTGGTCCGATCTGATCCACGAGATCGAGACATTCACCAGCATGGAACGACGTCGGATCTTCCATCAGGCGTTTGAACGGCACATGCGCGCTCAGACGCTGGATGCGATGTCGGTGCACACGCAGCGCACCTGTTCCCGGGTCGAAGCGCCGAAGTTTCAGGCGGTCTTCTGTCTGGACGCGCGCGAAGAATCGTTCCGCCGTCATCTCGAAGAAGTGATGCCCCGGGTCGAAACTTTTGGGGCGGCGGGTTTCTTCGGAGTTCCCATGTACTACAAGGGAGTCACAGACGCCCATTTCACCGCTCTGTGTCCGATTGTGATCCGGCCCCAGCACTGGATTACAGAAGAGGTCGATGCGGCGCTCGAGGACCAGCATCAGCGACGGGCGAAAACCCGCCGCGCGATTGGCGCTGCGTCGCACAATGTCCACGTTCGCAGTCGCAGTGTGACCGGGGGAGCTTTGCTGACGGCAAGTCTGGGTGTCCTGGCCTCGATCCCTCTGGTGGCACGAGTGCTGTTTCCTCGCTTGACTGCTCGTATACGACGCCACGCAGGGAAGTTCGTCGAACCGCCCCGGATGACACGGCTGCATCTGGAGCGGAAGGGGGCGAAACCCGGTCCCACTCCCGAAGGAATCGGCTTCAACATCGAGGAAATGGCTAACATTGGTGAACGCCTCTTGCGGGATATCGGACTGACATCGGGATTTGCCCGACTTGTGCTGTTCATGGGGCATGGCTCTTTCTGCCTCAACAACCCTCATAAGTCCTGCTACGACTGTGGGGCCTGTTGCGGCGGAGCCGGGTCGCCGAATGCGCGCGCCCTGGCGGCGATGTTGAATGACAAACGAGTGCGGACGATCCTGCGAGAGCGGGGATTGCCCATTCCGGAAGACGTTCACTTTCTGGGGGGCCTGCATAATACCTGCACCGATTCTGTCACCTTCTATGATGTCCACCAGCTTCCCGATTCTCATCGTGCTGATCTGGCGGAAGCGGAGCAGGCTCTTGAGCTGGCCTGCGAACGTAACGCACACGAACGTTGTCGCCGGTTCCAGTCGGCGCCGCTGGATTTGACCTTCGCTGCCGCACGGCGCCACGTGGAGGGGCGATCTCAGGACCTGGCACAGACTCGACCGGAATTCGGGAACGCATCGAACGCGATCTGCTTTGTCGGACGACGTGCACGTGTACGTGGTTTGTATCTGGATCGACGCTGCTTCCTGCAGTCGTATGAACCGCACGAGGATGATGCCGACTGCTCGATTCTGGCCCGAATTCTCGGGGCCGTGGTTCCTGTCTGTTCGGGGATCAACCTCCAGTACTTCTTTTCGTACATTGACCCCGCCGGTTGGGGCAGTGGCACGAAGCTGCCTCATAATGTGACTTCGCTGCTCGGCGTCATGGATGGTGCTCTGAGTGACTTGCGGCCGGGACTCCCGTGGCAGGGGGTTGAGATCCATGAGCCGGTCCGTCTGCTGATGATTATCGAGACGACCCCGGACGGAATCCGACGCATCATGGAACGCAGCGAAACCGTTCGGAATATCATTCAGAATGGCTGGGTACAACTGGCACTGCTCGACCCCGATTCGAATCAGATCCTTGTCTTTCGTGAGGACGAGTTCCACCGATACCAGCCCACCAATACCGATCTTCCCCAGGCGATGACATCGGCTGACTGGTACCGAGGATGGCGGGAACATCTGGGATTTGCCCAGATTTGCACATGAGCCTCGGACGAGTCA is from Schlesneria sp. DSM 10557 and encodes:
- a CDS encoding DUF2309 domain-containing protein, with translation MPHTLEQTASPIDSDNASAKATELKSVIQRAASLLPAQGPITAFVFFNTLQALEDLPFDEGVQKGARLFGCQPYLSEDTYREKLTQDRIHLDDLALALKRDLKEQSDIAIATITTRHQLRLAMLQYPLRTGPTEELKWFVAETDALTQIRSDAPTSVRDRFLIETKHWVMRDLRISAGRTAKVSRPASGYVPLPLDELIERFGKSSIERWTPATWQAFALQALWRVCRNGMHNVPPYVESRVPFVRHRDVLRAATSFDTDSLVHPVLIRFCAAFTDQGFANWSLPYREQGFFHSFLDLYSQSSGPPDRWMAELAPELSQIKASGQDPLQSVVESLEILGVKHEEWEDFITASLLALRGWTGLIWQLEARPDRQAISAPPGSLIEFLAVRLILERIALRFAAREYLQYSGPLGQLRESAGAKLSKLSLSSIEQRAFLVFQLAQVLGWSPAKLFRLTPADWSDLIHEIETFTSMERRRIFHQAFERHMRAQTLDAMSVHTQRTCSRVEAPKFQAVFCLDAREESFRRHLEEVMPRVETFGAAGFFGVPMYYKGVTDAHFTALCPIVIRPQHWITEEVDAALEDQHQRRAKTRRAIGAASHNVHVRSRSVTGGALLTASLGVLASIPLVARVLFPRLTARIRRHAGKFVEPPRMTRLHLERKGAKPGPTPEGIGFNIEEMANIGERLLRDIGLTSGFARLVLFMGHGSFCLNNPHKSCYDCGACCGGAGSPNARALAAMLNDKRVRTILRERGLPIPEDVHFLGGLHNTCTDSVTFYDVHQLPDSHRADLAEAEQALELACERNAHERCRRFQSAPLDLTFAAARRHVEGRSQDLAQTRPEFGNASNAICFVGRRARVRGLYLDRRCFLQSYEPHEDDADCSILARILGAVVPVCSGINLQYFFSYIDPAGWGSGTKLPHNVTSLLGVMDGALSDLRPGLPWQGVEIHEPVRLLMIIETTPDGIRRIMERSETVRNIIQNGWVQLALLDPDSNQILVFREDEFHRYQPTNTDLPQAMTSADWYRGWREHLGFAQICT
- a CDS encoding response regulator transcription factor, producing MRVLVIEDDLAIGRALAKGFTEAGFQCDWMQDGETGFAAARSQQADAIVLDQMLPRMNGLDLLREIRAAGVMTPVVLLTAMGSVQDRITGLNTGADDYIPKPFDFAELLARLNAVVRRTSVRPTPLLVVNDLTLDLTTRRVSRAGGDIDLTPIEFSLLELLMRYAGQVVTRKMLCEHVWGFNWDGTTNVIEVHVNRLRGKLDQGRSDSLIKTIRGRGYSVAAEEAATVTP
- a CDS encoding sensor histidine kinase, translated to MKIANRDAYDLIALWHRFRDFSRSLRFRLTMWNTFVVFVTVFIALFAVREGLRYYLLLETDAVLDDEVKEILLTVEKFYPEREQVLAMLNGKDEAHLDRKWHIRWIDEDGVTTIWKSKLAPDMPLSKFLGAKKGYSIWGSDVHRSIERELDRPNIPRYRIRVGTTMKFVSDDVDRLTGILAPVGLAILVIAPLGGFFLAEQAIEPLQRLIQTTERLRPSHLDERLELRGVGDELDQLAGKINKFLDQIADHLKKNREFVANAAHDLRSPLAAIQSLVEVTLEKPRTDEEYVELLYQTTDEVRHLAQVVNQLLMLAETEAPEAETPRQAVRLSEIITRIIEMFDPVAEEAGVKIVFEPRNDVQVLGQSRQLRQVVTNLVDNAIKFSKSGGTVTVGLEWEREQGLGKITVKDTGIGIPPDAVGRVFDRFFQVEKSRQRFGTNRGNGLGLSICASIVASYGGTITVESELDRGTTFTIRLPLAESA